A window of the Natronomonas salina genome harbors these coding sequences:
- a CDS encoding cold-shock protein has translation MATGTVDFFNDTGGYGFIETDDADEDVFFHMEDVGGPDLEEGQEVEFDIEEADKGPRATNLTRL, from the coding sequence ATGGCAACTGGCACTGTTGACTTCTTCAACGACACCGGCGGTTACGGATTCATCGAGACTGACGACGCGGACGAGGACGTGTTCTTCCACATGGAGGACGTCGGCGGCCCGGACCTGGAGGAAGGTCAGGAAGTCGAGTTCGACATCGAGGAGGCGGACAAGGGTCCGCGCGCAACGAACCTGACCCGGCTGTAA
- a CDS encoding cold-shock protein has protein sequence MAKGNVDFFNDTGGYGFISTDDADDDVFFHMEDVGGPDLEEGTDIEFDIEDAPKGPRASNVTRL, from the coding sequence ATGGCGAAAGGAAACGTTGACTTCTTCAACGACACAGGCGGCTACGGTTTCATCTCGACGGACGACGCGGACGACGACGTATTCTTCCACATGGAGGACGTTGGTGGCCCGGACCTCGAAGAGGGGACGGACATCGAATTCGACATCGAGGACGCCCCCAAGGGCCCCCGAGCGTCGAACGTCACCCGACTCTAA